In the Drosophila gunungcola strain Sukarami unplaced genomic scaffold, Dgunungcola_SK_2 000001F, whole genome shotgun sequence genome, one interval contains:
- the LOC128261519 gene encoding uncharacterized protein LOC128261519 isoform X2 has protein sequence MRWALLLCLGLFFASVQIEAYSQVLLNGNGAGNEQGPRIFKALNTDLIFPKTFNSSENVVSTTGAPYSTSSTSLPPIPYNHQAEGTTSTPVFVTPLVASQAEKSSDPQPEPAPSPAPAPNPAPVSEEQPAEPVIEGASTGRAVDYRTAYPFGQLITPLLRGGKPQQYNPRPSKTRVYPQGFSDRFTPGEGTAAGLFKGHSHNHDHSHDHSHGQDGKVASGSNSVNSYVAPGDAYSFPPLNTKYPSPSQDPKAAVPSDTVTSYLPPASGGLSNAGYSYPGPSFPGYKYPGPVANNNGNGDKDTAASMPSPSPAADDDPGNDDVIGVLPASAMDNIPAKDQDQDGKDAGAPGDGGDMGAPADGGDMGGGDDGPLPALHNDGAQSNDDHKYDPSMEYPTPPPGWLEAHPESAAPKPEDHDHDSEPDHHGHHDHHHDHFPSHFDYQPSYPDDSYPDVIYDDHPHHHHHVHHPPPPPPPPPPPPPPPPPTEPPPPPPPPPEPRVKKYSYFYIGRKLWYIPLYFTVWFSFYILWLIIKSIGRHKVNLPNHYVSRRSAPDPDPFSDQGRDEYINEMTVRVLQHIDSFRHKYLN, from the exons atGCGGTGGGCATTGCTGTTGTGTCTGGGACTTTTCTTTGCCTCTGTACAAATTGAAGCCTACTCTCAGGTTTTGCTTAATGGCAATGGAGCCGGAAACGAACAAGGACCTCGTATATTTAAGGCTCTCAATACGGATTTGATATTCCCGAAAAC CTTCAACTCCAGTGAGAATGTGGTGTCCACCACTGGAGCTCCTTACTCTACATCTTCGACATCGCTGCCTCCTATTCCCTATAACCACCAAGCCGAGGGAACAACTAGTACGCCGGTGTTTGTGACCCCCTTGGTCGCTTCACAAGCTGAGAAATCAAGTGATCCTCAACCTGAACCTGCTCCTagtcctgctcctgctcccaATCCTGCTCCCGTGTCCGAGGAGCAACCAGCTGAGCCAGTTATAGAAGGAGCCTCCACAGGACGAGCCGTGGACTACAGAACGGCGTATCCTTTTGGCCAACTGATTACTCCTTTGCTGAGGGGCGGCAAACCACAGCAGTACAATCCACGACCCTCAAAGACACGTGTTTATCCACAAG GATTCAGCGATCGCTTCACTCCTGGCGAAGGAACAGCCGCTGGTTTGTTCAAGGGCCACAGCCACAACCACGATCACAGTCACGACCATTCGCATGGACAGGATGGCAAGGTGGCCTCCGGGTCGAATTCCGTGAATTCCTATGTGGCCCCAGGCGATGCCTACTCCTTTCCGCCACTGAACACCAAGTATCCATCGCCGTCGCAGGATCCCAAGGCGGCTGTGCCATCGGATACGGTGACGAGCTATCTGCCACCTGCATCCGGGGGATTGAGCAACGCTGGCTACTCCTATCCGGGACCCTCTTTTCCGGGTTACAAGTACCCGGGTCCAGTGGCCAATAATAATGGTAATGGCGATAAAGATACGGCAGCCAGTATGCCAAGTCCATCTCCTGCGGCAGATGATGATCCGGGAAACGATGATGTGATTGGTGTGCTGCCCGCCAGTGCCATGGATAATATTCCCGCCaaggatcaggatcaggatgGCAAGGATGCCGGTGCTCCTGGAGATGGTGGTGATATGGGTGCCCCTGCAGATGGAGGAGATATGGGTGGTGGCGATGATGGTCCCCTGCCAGCTCTTCACAATGATGGTGCCCAATCCAATGACGATCACAAATACGATCCTAGTATGGAATATCCTACTCCACCACCTGGTTGGCTGGAAGCTCACCCGGAGTCGGCGGCTCCCAAGCCAGAGGATCATGATCATGATTCGGAGCCAGATCACCATGGTCACCATGATCACCACCATGATCACTTTCCCAGCCACTTTGATTACCAGCCCTCGTATCCGGATGACTCCTATCCGGATGTGATCTACGATGATCATCcgcaccatcaccatcatgtgcaccacccaccacctcctcctccccctccgccaccaccaccacctccccCGCCACCCACTgaaccaccaccacccccgccaccgccaccagaACCACGTGTGAAGAAGTATAGCTACTTCTACATCGGCCGCAAACTCTGGTACATCCCGCTGTACTTCACCGTGTGGTTCAGCTTCTACATTCTGTGGCTCATCATCAAGTCCATCGGCCGGCACAAGGTCAACCTCCCCAATCACTACGTCTCGCgacgcagtgcacccgatcccgatcccttCAGCGATCAGGGTCGCGATGAGTACATAAACGAGATGACCGTTCGGGTGCTGCAACACATCGATAGCTTTAGGCACAAGTACTTGAACTGA
- the LOC128261519 gene encoding skin secretory protein xP2 isoform X1 codes for MRWALLLCLGLFFASVQIEAYSQVLLNGNGAGNEQGPRIFKALNTDLIFPKTFNSSENVVSTTGAPYSTSSTSLPPIPYNHQAEGTTSTPVFVTPLVASQAEKSSDPQPEPAPSPAPAPNPAPVSEEQPAEPVIEGASTGRAVDYRTAYPFGQLITPLLRGGKPQQYNPRPSKTRVYPQGSPSYYSSSSRNPSRYKASRPIYKKGFSDRFTPGEGTAAGLFKGHSHNHDHSHDHSHGQDGKVASGSNSVNSYVAPGDAYSFPPLNTKYPSPSQDPKAAVPSDTVTSYLPPASGGLSNAGYSYPGPSFPGYKYPGPVANNNGNGDKDTAASMPSPSPAADDDPGNDDVIGVLPASAMDNIPAKDQDQDGKDAGAPGDGGDMGAPADGGDMGGGDDGPLPALHNDGAQSNDDHKYDPSMEYPTPPPGWLEAHPESAAPKPEDHDHDSEPDHHGHHDHHHDHFPSHFDYQPSYPDDSYPDVIYDDHPHHHHHVHHPPPPPPPPPPPPPPPPPTEPPPPPPPPPEPRVKKYSYFYIGRKLWYIPLYFTVWFSFYILWLIIKSIGRHKVNLPNHYVSRRSAPDPDPFSDQGRDEYINEMTVRVLQHIDSFRHKYLN; via the exons atGCGGTGGGCATTGCTGTTGTGTCTGGGACTTTTCTTTGCCTCTGTACAAATTGAAGCCTACTCTCAGGTTTTGCTTAATGGCAATGGAGCCGGAAACGAACAAGGACCTCGTATATTTAAGGCTCTCAATACGGATTTGATATTCCCGAAAAC CTTCAACTCCAGTGAGAATGTGGTGTCCACCACTGGAGCTCCTTACTCTACATCTTCGACATCGCTGCCTCCTATTCCCTATAACCACCAAGCCGAGGGAACAACTAGTACGCCGGTGTTTGTGACCCCCTTGGTCGCTTCACAAGCTGAGAAATCAAGTGATCCTCAACCTGAACCTGCTCCTagtcctgctcctgctcccaATCCTGCTCCCGTGTCCGAGGAGCAACCAGCTGAGCCAGTTATAGAAGGAGCCTCCACAGGACGAGCCGTGGACTACAGAACGGCGTATCCTTTTGGCCAACTGATTACTCCTTTGCTGAGGGGCGGCAAACCACAGCAGTACAATCCACGACCCTCAAAGACACGTGTTTATCCACAAGGTAGTCCATCTTACTACTCCTCATCCTCACGAAATCCATCTCGATATAAGGCTTCGAGGCCCATCTACAAAAAAG GATTCAGCGATCGCTTCACTCCTGGCGAAGGAACAGCCGCTGGTTTGTTCAAGGGCCACAGCCACAACCACGATCACAGTCACGACCATTCGCATGGACAGGATGGCAAGGTGGCCTCCGGGTCGAATTCCGTGAATTCCTATGTGGCCCCAGGCGATGCCTACTCCTTTCCGCCACTGAACACCAAGTATCCATCGCCGTCGCAGGATCCCAAGGCGGCTGTGCCATCGGATACGGTGACGAGCTATCTGCCACCTGCATCCGGGGGATTGAGCAACGCTGGCTACTCCTATCCGGGACCCTCTTTTCCGGGTTACAAGTACCCGGGTCCAGTGGCCAATAATAATGGTAATGGCGATAAAGATACGGCAGCCAGTATGCCAAGTCCATCTCCTGCGGCAGATGATGATCCGGGAAACGATGATGTGATTGGTGTGCTGCCCGCCAGTGCCATGGATAATATTCCCGCCaaggatcaggatcaggatgGCAAGGATGCCGGTGCTCCTGGAGATGGTGGTGATATGGGTGCCCCTGCAGATGGAGGAGATATGGGTGGTGGCGATGATGGTCCCCTGCCAGCTCTTCACAATGATGGTGCCCAATCCAATGACGATCACAAATACGATCCTAGTATGGAATATCCTACTCCACCACCTGGTTGGCTGGAAGCTCACCCGGAGTCGGCGGCTCCCAAGCCAGAGGATCATGATCATGATTCGGAGCCAGATCACCATGGTCACCATGATCACCACCATGATCACTTTCCCAGCCACTTTGATTACCAGCCCTCGTATCCGGATGACTCCTATCCGGATGTGATCTACGATGATCATCcgcaccatcaccatcatgtgcaccacccaccacctcctcctccccctccgccaccaccaccacctccccCGCCACCCACTgaaccaccaccacccccgccaccgccaccagaACCACGTGTGAAGAAGTATAGCTACTTCTACATCGGCCGCAAACTCTGGTACATCCCGCTGTACTTCACCGTGTGGTTCAGCTTCTACATTCTGTGGCTCATCATCAAGTCCATCGGCCGGCACAAGGTCAACCTCCCCAATCACTACGTCTCGCgacgcagtgcacccgatcccgatcccttCAGCGATCAGGGTCGCGATGAGTACATAAACGAGATGACCGTTCGGGTGCTGCAACACATCGATAGCTTTAGGCACAAGTACTTGAACTGA
- the LOC128262018 gene encoding LOW QUALITY PROTEIN: thioredoxin-like protein 4A (The sequence of the model RefSeq protein was modified relative to this genomic sequence to represent the inferred CDS: inserted 1 base in 1 codon) — protein MSYMLPHLHNGWQVDQAILSEEDRVVVIRFGHDWDPACMKMDEVMYSIAEKVKNFAVIYLVDITEVPDFNKMYELYDPCTVMXFFRNKHIMIDLGTGNNNKINWPLEDKQEMIDIVETVYRGARKGRGLVVSPKDYSTKYRY, from the exons ATGTCGTACATGCTTCCACATTTGCACAATGGCTGGCAGGTGGACCAGGCCATTCTCTCCGAGGAAGATCGCGTGGTG GTTATACGATTTGGCCACGATTGGGACCCTGCCTGCATGAAAATGGACGAGGTGATGTACAGCATTGCCGAAAAGGTCAAGAATTTCGCTGTCATATATCTAGTGGATATTACGGAGGTCCCAGACTTCAATAAGATGTACGAGTTGTACGATCCCTGCACGGTGA TTTTCTTCCGGAACAAGCACATAATGATTGATTTGGGCACgggaaacaacaacaagatcAACTGGCCACTGGAGGACAAGCAAGAGATGATCGACATTGTGGAAACAGTATACAGAGGAGCCCGAAAAGGTCGTGGTTTGGTGGTATCCCCCAAGGATTACTCCACCAAGTACAGATACTAA
- the LOC128262004 gene encoding uncharacterized protein LOC128262004 produces the protein MAKLSRRASSSAATPSTATTATATANTGATPVDPSHASGAARQQEEQLWPQQQEQHQQKSPHLQQKHQQHYQPEQQQHHQLQQQRIARRAASNSNINSNSNRHVSALIDTSPDVLHENPASPSPTPAALSNHHISNSNSNSSNNSNNSSYHSHTATPTAPAHAHVTATPYMPLLPPGEQNLTDAENAAERARIRAEFFATYDVMTGVRIAATLGGFFGLMVFLIVWKSRSSSNETLKVLKDPKMAAVAAVCMQEEEEREIHDAIVATGMSIYPDEYDAMVYRRQRMLSLGNVSAPPLLNRGYRCGSMGGVGVGVPVGYSYLLEPPRRFSYSSMSGGGGPGSGHVGRRKSGSESSRIFSNYPMGGSFGTDDYFVETEDELEAEEYHMQPGAPDDEPVHHQHQRTDSTRSKPGFLSVPMAGQDSRRSSAMTCCSTDSSYLERRTSAYMGGCMGNLPPTLQRKLSTASRTSSIENWDYYYPDIQVIQPTPKASPCPSERSVHEGSASGSLNGSRPSNLSASNIKRKHSIVSYDPDSAQAGRKQQIHSISADTVDVYPYNQESTVDLALPLPKPIQSAPPTSVHQGFHFCDSPSEELRLGVSLPRRKLTLVELQRNESNNNSFPYTANAAVPVTVPVPVPGTTSSSSISVDSTPVSLERLNGGSLSLATVSVSHKLPPLPGGNTNPEKRAPLASLSSFKISSLEYPDSELRSLEEDSVFGLESPADTDDDMQQLSSDSEEQEAAAQAQAQAQAQAQAASKPNPVQLPAKRLPMAIGGGARPRRPLLQRHRTISATSTSERVALINQVPLQLQQFHMGLPEAVAPPLETHFGAVISQSPPRRGPLLQQYSDPQTTTTTTTTTTTEEDTCSTLNTELGLADPQILAGGGGGGGGGDGGESATHTQYSSLNTVISLGRSTPSPSPIPHPISIPAPVVSSRMDNNPQQPTAQLPTNAIRLVHDPCASSVSDSVIATQQSSICVPASLKDLILRKAPASGISRSATNLSCESGSATGTGDGASGAPTTTVMLELPLIRLPNEQADDQQVQQHPADASGEKRDPSLPGTSRKWSKETLF, from the exons ATGGCCAAACTTTCACGACGTGCCTCGTCGTCTGCAGCAACGCCCtccacagcaacaacagcaacagcaaccgcAAATACCGGAGCAACACCAGTCGATCCTAGTCATGCCTCTGGCGCCGCGCGGCAACAAGAGGAGCAACTTTGGCCACAGCAACAGGAGCAACATCAGCAAAAGTCACCACACCTGCAGCAgaagcatcagcaacattatCAGCCggaacagcagcaacatcatcagctgcaacagcaacgcATTGCACGTCGTGccgccagcaacagcaacatcaacagcaacagcaatcgACACGTGTCGGCTCTTATTGACACGAGTCCTGATGTCCTGCATGAGAATCCAGCGTCGCCATCACCGACACCGGCGGCGCTTTCAAATCACCATattagcaacagcaacagcaacagcagcaacaacagcaacaacagcagctaCCACAGCCacactgccacgcccactgcaCCCGCCCACGCCCACGTCACGGCCACGCCCTACATGCCGCTCCTACCGCCGGGCGAGCAAAATCTGACAGATGCGGAAAATGCAGCGGAACGGGCCAGAATTCGGGCGGAGTTCTTTGCCACATATGACGTGATGACGGGCGTCAGGATCGCCGCCACTTTGGGCGGCTTCTTCGGCCTGATGGTATTCCTGATCGTGTGGAAgagtcgcagcagcagcaacgagaCCCTGAAGGTCCTCAAGGACCCCAAAATGGCAGCCGTGGCAGCGGTGTGCatgcaggaggaggaggagcgcgAGATCCACGACGCCATCGTCGCCACCGGGATGTCCATCTATCCGGATGAGTACGATGCGATGGTCTACCGACGGCAGCGCATGCTCTCACTGGGCAATGTCAGTGCGCCGCCGCTGCTCAATCGGGGATATCGCTGCGGTTCCATGG GTGGCGTGGGAGTGGGCGTGCCAGTGGGATACAGCTATCTGCTGGAGCCTCCGCGTCGCTTCTCCTACTCCTCCATGTCCGGCGGAGGAGGACCCGGATCCGGTCATGTGGGCCGCCGCAAGAGCGGATCCGAGTCGTCGCGCATCTTCAGCAATTACCCAATGGGCGGCAGCTTCGGCACCGATGACTATTTCGTGGAGACGGAGGACGAACTGGAGGCGGAGGAGTACCACATGCAGCCAGGTGCCCCAGATGATGAACCGGTGCACCATCAGCATCAGAGAACGGACTCCACGCGCAGCAAGCCGGGATTTCTGTCCGTACCAATGGCG GGTCAGGATTCCCGGAGGAGCAGTGCCATGACCTGCTGCAGCACGGATAGCTCCTACCTGGAGCGGCGCACCTCCGCTTACATGGGTGGCTGCATGGGCAACCTGCCGCCCACGCTGCAGAGGAAGCTATCGACTGCCTCGCGGACATCGAGCATCGAGAACTGGGACTACTACTATCCGGATATACAGGTGATTCAGCCGACGCCCAAGGCTTCGCCATGTCCCTCGGAGAGGAGTGTCCACGAGGGATCCGCATCGGGATCGTTAAATGGCAGTAGACCCTCCAATCTGAGTGCCAGCAACATCAAGCGAAAGCACAGCATAGTGTCCTACGATCCGGATAGTGCTCAGGCGGGCCGGAAGCAGCAAATCCACTCCATAAGTGCGGATACAGTGGATGTCTATCCGTATAACCAGGAGAGCACTGTGGACTTGGCCCTGCCGCTGCCCAAGCCCATCCAATCGGCCCCGCCCACCAGTGTGCATCAGGGGTTCCACTTCTGCGACTCACCCTCGGAGGAACTGCGTCTGGGTGTGAGCTTGCCCCGGCGCAAACTCACCCTGGTGGAGCTGCAGCGGAAtgagagcaacaacaatagctTTCCCTATACGGCAAATGCAGCAGTTCCGGTTACGGTTCCGGTTCCCGTGCCAGGAACAACCAGCTCCAGTAGCATCAGTGTGGACAGCACACCGGTGAGTCTGGAGCGGCTGAACGGTGGCAGCCTCAGTCTGGCCACTGTCTCAGTGTCCCACAAACTACCACCCCTCCCGGGGGGCAACACAAATCCGGAGAAGCGTGCCCCATTGGCCTCACTAAGTTCCTTCAAGATATCCTCGCTGGAGTATCCCGACTCCGAGCTGCGCTCCCTGGAAGAGGATTCGGTTTTTGGGCTGGAGAGTCCGGCGGACACGGACGATGATATGCAGCAGCTGAGCAGCGACAGTGAGGAGCAAGAGGCAGCTGCTCAGGCGCAGGCTCAGGCTCAGGCGCAGGCACAGGCCGCTTCCAAGCCCAATCCTGTCCAGCTGCCCGCGAAGAGGCTACCCATGGCCATAGGTGGTGGTGCCAGGCCGCGGAGGCCCCTCCTCCAAAGACATCGCACTATAAGCGCCACCTCCACCAGTGAACGGGTGGCCTTGATCAACCAGGTAccgctgcagctgcaacagTTCCACATGGGTTTGCCGGAGGCAGTCGCTCCGCCGCTGGAAACCCACTTCGGAGCGGTAATCAGCCAGAGTCCTCCTAGGCGGGGACCCCTGCTCCAGCAGTACAGTGATCCgcagacgacgacgacaaccACAACGACCACTACAACAGAGGAGGATACCTGTTCTACACTAAATACGGAACTGGGCTTGGCTGATCCTCAGATTCtggcaggaggaggaggaggaggcggaggaggcgaTGGAGGAGAGTCCGCCACCCATACGCAATACAGCAGCCTGAACACGGTGATCAGCTTGGGCCGTTCCACGCCCAGTCCTAGTCCCATTCCCCATCCCATTTCCATACCCGCTCCGGTTGTGAGCAGCCGGATGGACAATAATCCCCAGCAGCCAACTGCTCAACTGCCAACGAATGCCATCCGGCTGGTCCACGATCCCTGCGCCTCGTCCGTTTCCGATTCGGTGATAGCCACGCAGCAGAGCAGCATCTGTGTGCCCGCCTCCCTCAAGGATTTGATCCTGAGGAAGGCTCCTGCCAGCGGGATCAGCCGGAGTGCCACCAATCTGAGCTGTGAGAGTGGATCGGCAACTGGAACTGGAGATGGAGCTAGTGGTGCACCAACAACGACTGTCATGCTAGAGCTTCCCCTGATCCGGCTGCCCAACGAGCAGGCGGATGACCAGCAGGTGCAGCAGCACCCTGCGGATGCCAGCGGCGAGAAAAGGGATCCCAGCCTGCCCGGCACTTCCAGGAAATGGTCCAAGGAGACACTCTTCTAG